One genomic window of Corynebacterium sp. sy039 includes the following:
- a CDS encoding sulfurtransferase, with the protein MAVPFDPHPLLQDYAHPECLVSAAWLSARLGTDGIRVIESDEDSLLYDIGHIPGAIRINWLKDLNDGSIRDFISGEQFAALMEEKGISRDDTVIIYGDKANSWAAFTFWIFKLFGHEDVRLLNGGRDAWMAEERDTSFSIPEYPATHYPVVERVDVPLRAFFTDVLEKNNNTVLLDVREEDEYIGKNSTSYPHKGALRQGHIPSAMNITWDKTILPNTYFRSHENLKEIFQTLDDSMEIITYCQTGERAAHTWFVLKYLVGIKNVRIYDGSWAEWGNMVRNPIIRGSLPA; encoded by the coding sequence ATGGCAGTTCCATTTGATCCACACCCACTTTTACAGGATTATGCCCACCCAGAATGCCTTGTCTCAGCGGCTTGGCTCAGTGCCCGGTTAGGAACAGATGGTATCCGTGTTATCGAGTCTGATGAAGATTCTCTCTTATACGATATCGGTCATATCCCGGGCGCGATTCGGATTAACTGGCTCAAAGATCTCAACGATGGCAGCATTCGAGATTTTATTTCTGGCGAGCAATTCGCGGCTTTGATGGAAGAAAAAGGCATTAGCCGCGACGACACAGTCATTATCTACGGCGATAAAGCAAACTCATGGGCTGCTTTTACTTTTTGGATCTTTAAGCTCTTTGGTCATGAAGATGTGCGCCTGCTTAATGGTGGTCGTGATGCTTGGATGGCAGAAGAGCGCGATACATCTTTTTCCATCCCTGAATACCCTGCCACTCATTATCCAGTAGTAGAGCGTGTAGATGTACCTTTGCGCGCTTTCTTTACTGATGTGTTGGAAAAAAACAACAACACAGTTTTGCTTGATGTCCGAGAGGAAGATGAATATATTGGCAAAAATTCCACTTCCTACCCTCATAAAGGGGCATTACGACAGGGTCATATTCCAAGCGCTATGAATATCACATGGGATAAAACGATCTTACCTAATACTTATTTCCGCTCCCACGAAAATCTCAAAGAGATTTTCCAAACCCTGGATGACTCCATGGAAATAATTACTTACTGCCAAACTGGAGAGCGGGCTGCCCATACCTGGTTTGTTCTTAAATACCTGGTAGGGATTAAAAACGTACGTATTTATGATGGCTCTTGGGCAGAATGGGGCAATATGGTTCGTAACCCTATTATCCGCGGTTCCCTACCTGCATAA